A window from Pokkaliibacter sp. MBI-7 encodes these proteins:
- a CDS encoding EAL domain-containing protein translates to MLLVLVWLSLTGRAGAEMPVQSITALPGDLLQQSGTPMMLIDPESGRILAANPAAIHFYGYSGEQLARMSIDQINSLDPAEVAAERQRALKEKRNYFVFPHRLANGDIRTMQVNSWPVQIKDGGKALFSVLIDVTGQPLARDQLLSYTGKLESMVEARNSELLQTQVRYTRMLMAALAVTLVVMLWLMVNVRRRRHAEKELTRQTILLSGLLDSIPDLVFFKDPQGVYLGCNLAFTHFVGRDRDRIVGSTDADMFGAELAAMFRSYDERMMQSGMPSSNEEEVRYPDGRQVLLDTLKAPLHDASGKLVGLLGISRDITARKQAEARIENLAFYDSLTQLPNRIQLNQRLPEVIQQLGVSGLHGVLLFIDLDYFKTINDVFGHATGDELLQIMAGRLRRHAREGDILARLGGDEFVLVMTQLSSDEAIARADADQRIAELQRHMAMPVSLHAREVKLGCSVGAVLFGDTWKVHADLLKCADMAMYQAKDAGRGTCSWYEPALRERIEHRFTVGEELRHALRKDEFVLYLQPQVDGNGQICSFETLVRWKHPQRGLVLPGEFIPVAEENGLIAELGDWVLNHTCHLMAQHPRLHCSVNVSVRQFLHPEFLDRIGSLLRDHEIGASRLTLEVTESLLIADVEQVALKMQSLQQLGVRLSIDDFGTGYSSLVYLKRLPIDELKIDRDFVRDLPGDTSDASLVVLILAMARHLNLSVVAEGVENAEQAEFLRQHGCHYYQGYFYGRPQPIDSWLDVLDHARGVRPAAI, encoded by the coding sequence GTGTTGTTGGTCCTTGTCTGGCTGAGCCTGACAGGGCGTGCCGGGGCGGAGATGCCCGTGCAGAGCATCACCGCTTTGCCGGGAGATCTGCTGCAGCAAAGCGGGACACCGATGATGCTGATCGATCCTGAGTCTGGTCGTATTCTTGCTGCCAACCCGGCCGCCATTCATTTCTATGGTTACAGCGGCGAACAGCTGGCACGCATGAGCATTGATCAGATCAACAGTCTTGATCCTGCCGAGGTAGCCGCCGAGCGCCAGCGCGCGCTGAAGGAAAAGCGTAACTACTTCGTCTTCCCCCACCGACTGGCTAACGGTGATATTCGCACCATGCAGGTCAACTCCTGGCCTGTACAGATCAAGGACGGCGGCAAAGCGTTGTTTTCAGTGCTGATTGATGTCACCGGGCAGCCACTGGCCCGTGACCAGCTGCTGAGCTACACCGGCAAGCTGGAGTCAATGGTGGAGGCGCGCAACAGCGAACTGCTGCAAACCCAGGTGCGTTATACCCGTATGCTGATGGCCGCGCTGGCCGTCACTCTGGTGGTGATGCTGTGGCTGATGGTCAATGTGCGTCGCCGTCGGCATGCCGAGAAGGAGCTGACACGGCAAACCATCCTGCTCAGTGGCCTGCTGGACTCCATCCCGGATCTGGTGTTCTTCAAGGACCCGCAAGGGGTCTATCTTGGCTGTAATCTGGCGTTTACCCACTTTGTTGGCCGTGACCGTGACCGCATTGTCGGCAGCACCGATGCAGACATGTTCGGTGCGGAGCTGGCTGCCATGTTCCGCAGCTATGACGAACGCATGATGCAATCAGGCATGCCAAGCTCCAATGAAGAAGAGGTGCGTTACCCCGATGGCCGCCAGGTGCTGCTGGATACGCTCAAGGCACCGCTGCACGACGCCTCTGGCAAGCTGGTCGGTCTGCTGGGCATCAGTCGTGATATCACCGCGCGCAAACAGGCCGAGGCACGCATCGAGAATCTGGCCTTCTACGACTCCCTGACGCAGTTACCCAACCGTATCCAGCTCAATCAGCGCCTGCCGGAGGTGATTCAGCAGCTGGGTGTGTCCGGTCTGCATGGGGTGCTGCTGTTTATCGATCTGGATTACTTCAAGACCATCAATGATGTCTTCGGCCATGCGACCGGTGATGAGTTGCTGCAGATCATGGCTGGTCGGCTGCGTCGTCATGCCCGCGAGGGGGATATTCTGGCGCGCCTCGGTGGCGATGAGTTTGTACTGGTGATGACGCAGCTGAGCAGTGATGAGGCGATTGCCCGCGCCGATGCGGATCAGCGTATTGCGGAGTTGCAACGCCATATGGCCATGCCTGTGTCGCTGCATGCCCGTGAAGTGAAGCTGGGGTGTAGCGTTGGCGCGGTGCTGTTTGGTGACACATGGAAAGTGCATGCCGATCTGCTCAAGTGTGCTGATATGGCCATGTATCAGGCCAAGGACGCCGGGCGGGGCACCTGCAGCTGGTACGAACCGGCACTGCGGGAGCGCATTGAGCATCGCTTCACTGTGGGGGAAGAGCTGCGTCACGCGCTGCGTAAGGATGAGTTTGTGCTGTATCTGCAGCCGCAGGTGGATGGCAACGGGCAGATTTGTAGCTTTGAAACCCTGGTGCGCTGGAAGCATCCCCAGCGTGGGCTGGTCCTGCCTGGTGAGTTTATCCCGGTAGCGGAAGAGAACGGTCTGATCGCCGAGCTGGGCGACTGGGTGCTGAACCATACCTGCCATCTGATGGCGCAGCATCCGCGGCTGCACTGCTCGGTCAATGTCAGCGTGCGGCAGTTCCTCCATCCTGAATTCCTTGACCGCATCGGCAGCCTGCTGCGTGATCATGAAATTGGCGCCAGTCGTTTGACCCTGGAGGTGACAGAAAGCCTGCTGATTGCCGACGTTGAGCAGGTGGCGCTGAAGATGCAGTCGTTGCAGCAACTGGGGGTACGGTTGTCCATTGATGACTTTGGCACCGGTTATTCGTCACTGGTGTATCTCAAGCGCCTGCCCATTGATGAGCTGAAGATTGACCGCGATTTTGTCCGTGACCTGCCCGGCGACACCAGTGATGCCTCGCTGGTCGTGCTGATTCTGGCCATGGCGCGCCATCTCAATCTGTCCGTGGTGGCGGAAGGTGTGGAGAACGCCGAACAGGCTGAGTTCCTGCGGCAGCACGGCTGTCATTACTATCAGGGTTATTTCTACGGCAGACCGCAACCCATCGACAGCTGGCTGGACGTGCTGGATCACGCCCGAGGGGTGCGCCCGGCGGCCATCTGA
- a CDS encoding acyltransferase, whose amino-acid sequence MPSLIIGLASASLIVLNTLIGIVPMLILALLKALLPVPALRRRCGTGVRWIARCWALANRRILHALTGTEWDIRGREHILSQRSTLIICNHQSWVDIPALMELMLEKAPFFTFFLKRELFWVPLLGLAWWALDYPFMRRYSRAELERRPQLRGKDLEITRIACDKLQDRKVTLINYVEGTRFTQRKHDQQQSPFSHLLKPRAGGVAFVLSAMHQQIDTVLDVTIVYADGSVPSFWHLLSGQIRRVVMEVRAIPVPEALREGDYQQDEQFRAAFQDWINSLWQHKDQRITALRQQAQG is encoded by the coding sequence ATGCCGTCGCTGATCATTGGACTGGCCAGTGCCAGCCTGATTGTACTGAACACCCTGATCGGTATCGTACCGATGCTGATCCTGGCCCTGCTCAAAGCCCTGCTGCCGGTACCCGCCCTGCGTCGGCGTTGTGGTACCGGCGTACGCTGGATAGCCCGCTGCTGGGCACTAGCCAATCGGCGGATATTGCACGCGCTGACCGGCACCGAGTGGGATATTCGGGGCCGTGAGCACATCCTGTCGCAACGCTCGACCCTGATTATCTGTAACCATCAGAGCTGGGTGGATATACCTGCGCTGATGGAACTGATGCTGGAAAAGGCACCGTTCTTTACTTTCTTCCTAAAGCGCGAACTGTTCTGGGTGCCTCTGCTAGGGCTGGCATGGTGGGCACTGGATTACCCCTTCATGCGCCGCTACAGCCGTGCTGAACTGGAGCGACGCCCGCAACTGCGTGGCAAAGACCTGGAGATTACCCGTATCGCCTGTGACAAACTGCAGGACCGCAAGGTCACCCTGATCAATTACGTGGAAGGCACGCGCTTTACTCAGCGCAAACACGATCAGCAGCAGTCTCCGTTCAGCCATCTGCTAAAACCAAGAGCGGGAGGCGTGGCCTTTGTGCTGTCAGCCATGCACCAGCAGATCGATACCGTGCTGGACGTCACCATTGTCTATGCTGATGGCAGCGTACCCAGTTTCTGGCATCTGCTGTCCGGGCAGATTCGTCGGGTGGTGATGGAGGTCCGCGCCATTCCGGTGCCGGAGGCGCTGCGGGAAGGGGATTATCAACAGGATGAACAGTTCCGTGCAGCCTTTCAGGACTGGATCAACAGCCTGTGGCAACACAAGGATCAGCGCATCACCGCCCTCAGGCAACAGGCGCAGGGCTGA